In Halorhabdus rudnickae, the following proteins share a genomic window:
- a CDS encoding translation initiation factor IF-5A — protein MAKQQTEVRELDEGSYVMMDDVPCKITAYSTAKPGKHGSAKARIDGKGVFDGKKRSLSQPVDAKVWVPIIERKQGQVVSVSGDDAQVMDLETYETFTMRVPDDESLSPDDEIEYLELEEQRKIV, from the coding sequence ATGGCAAAACAGCAGACCGAAGTGCGGGAACTCGACGAGGGGAGCTACGTGATGATGGACGACGTGCCCTGCAAGATCACCGCCTACAGCACTGCCAAGCCGGGCAAACACGGCAGTGCGAAGGCCCGGATCGACGGCAAGGGCGTCTTCGACGGCAAGAAGCGAAGCCTCTCCCAGCCGGTCGACGCGAAGGTGTGGGTGCCGATCATCGAGCGCAAACAGGGTCAGGTCGTCTCGGTCTCCGGCGACGACGCCCAGGTCATGGACTTAGAGACCTACGAGACGTTCACCATGCGCGTCCCCGACGACGAGAGCCTCTCGCCCGACGATGAGATCGAGTACCTCGAACTCGAAGAGCAACGCAAGATCGTATAA
- a CDS encoding outer membrane protein assembly factor BamB family protein — translation MADKSTQTTRRQYLRTAAGIGTAAAISSKASQSGAAQASSGGEEIWRYETGNSAHSSPTVVDGTVYVGIWNLYALDAATGEKEWAFETGNWITSRISSPTVADGMVFVGSDDYNLYALNAATGEKEWTFETGAEVKSSPTVVDGTVFVGSDDHNLYALNAATGEKEWAFKAGYWVESSPTVVDGTVFVGSNDKNLYALNAATGEKEWAFETRENVYSSPTVADGTVFVGSYDDNLYGLNAATGEKEWAFETGDKVDSSPTMVDGTVFVGSWDENIYALNAATGEKEWAFETGAWVRSSPTVADGMVFVGSDDHNLYALNAATGEKEWTFETGAEVKSSPTVVDGTVFVGSQDENVYAVDAGLEGSSEGSRVILTTLGQHDQSHPGEPFTDSVTESGQSNASTSTSGPGLGILSAMTSLGGASYLISRARNGSQESVE, via the coding sequence GTGGCTGATAAATCAACGCAGACGACACGGCGACAGTACCTGCGCACAGCGGCAGGTATCGGCACGGCAGCAGCGATCAGCTCGAAAGCGAGTCAGAGCGGGGCAGCGCAAGCGAGTTCGGGTGGTGAGGAAATCTGGCGGTATGAGACCGGCAATTCTGCCCACTCATCACCGACGGTGGTGGATGGGACTGTCTACGTCGGGATTTGGAACCTCTACGCGCTAGATGCCGCGACGGGCGAGAAAGAGTGGGCCTTCGAGACTGGCAATTGGATCACCTCGCGAATATCCAGCCCGACGGTAGCCGATGGGATGGTCTTCGTCGGGAGTGATGACTACAATCTCTACGCGCTGAATGCGGCAACGGGCGAGAAAGAGTGGACCTTCGAGACGGGCGCTGAGGTGAAATCGTCACCGACGGTGGTGGATGGAACCGTCTTCGTCGGGAGTGATGACCACAACCTCTACGCGCTGAATGCGGCAACGGGCGAGAAAGAGTGGGCCTTCAAGGCCGGCTATTGGGTGGAATCGTCGCCGACGGTAGTGGATGGGACGGTCTTCGTCGGGAGTAACGACAAGAACCTCTACGCGCTGAATGCGGCAACAGGCGAGAAAGAGTGGGCCTTCGAGACCCGTGAGAATGTTTACTCGTCGCCGACGGTAGCTGATGGGACAGTCTTCGTTGGGAGTTACGACGACAACCTTTACGGGCTGAATGCGGCGACGGGCGAGAAAGAGTGGGCATTCGAGACTGGCGATAAGGTGGACTCGTCGCCGACGATGGTGGACGGAACCGTCTTCGTTGGGAGTTGGGATGAAAACATCTACGCGCTGAATGCGGCGACGGGCGAGAAAGAGTGGGCTTTCGAGACTGGCGCCTGGGTGCGTTCGTCGCCGACGGTAGCCGATGGGATGGTCTTCGTCGGGAGTGATGACCACAATCTCTACGCGCTGAATGCGGCGACGGGCGAGAAAGAGTGGACCTTCGAGACGGGCGCTGAGGTGAAGTCGTCGCCGACGGTGGTGGACGGCACCGTTTTCGTCGGGAGTCAGGATGAAAACGTCTACGCGGTAGATGCTGGTCTGGAAGGATCGAGCGAAGGCTCGCGCGTTATACTTACCACGCTAGGCCAACACGACCAATCCCACCCTGGGGAGCCCTTTACCGATTCCGTAACGGAGAGTGGACAATCGAACGCGAGCACATCGACGTCCGGTCCGGGATTGGGAATCCTCAGTGCAATGACTAGTCTGGGGGGTGCAAGCTATCTCATTAGTCGAGCGAGAAATGGTAGCCAAGAGTCTGTAGAGTAG
- the speB gene encoding agmatinase produces MGFPGASTDREDATYAVVGAPLDVSTTFQPGARFGPERVRQFSRSFEDYDPETDNHFSACRVYDHGDVGAIGAIDDAAEYLTFLEGELRDLHTDGTTPILIGGEHTVSVAGVRAIEPDVFVCLDAHLDLREEYAGNQYSHATVTRHALDVADRAVILGARAGSEAEYDRATETDVTVISPEDVPEWTPDFAESSIYLSVDVDAADPGFAPGTGTMEPFGLQPREMRRVVRAVAPQATGFDVVEVNDRDDGQAATLAGKLLRAFVFAHAAE; encoded by the coding sequence ATGGGCTTCCCCGGCGCGAGTACCGACCGCGAGGACGCTACCTACGCGGTCGTTGGCGCGCCGCTTGACGTCTCGACGACGTTCCAGCCGGGCGCGCGCTTCGGTCCGGAACGCGTCCGGCAGTTCTCCCGCTCGTTCGAGGACTACGATCCCGAAACTGACAACCACTTCTCTGCGTGTCGCGTCTACGATCACGGCGATGTCGGGGCCATCGGAGCGATCGACGACGCCGCGGAGTATCTGACCTTCCTCGAAGGGGAACTACGTGATCTCCACACGGACGGGACGACCCCGATTTTGATCGGCGGCGAACATACCGTCAGCGTCGCGGGCGTTCGCGCGATCGAGCCGGACGTCTTCGTCTGTCTGGACGCTCACCTGGACCTGCGTGAAGAGTACGCCGGCAACCAATACAGCCACGCCACAGTGACCCGACACGCGCTAGACGTCGCCGATCGGGCAGTGATCCTGGGGGCTCGCGCCGGCAGTGAAGCCGAGTACGACCGGGCGACCGAGACGGACGTGACTGTCATATCGCCCGAGGACGTCCCCGAGTGGACGCCCGACTTCGCGGAATCGTCTATCTATCTCAGCGTCGACGTGGACGCGGCCGATCCCGGATTCGCGCCCGGAACAGGGACGATGGAGCCGTTCGGCTTGCAGCCGCGGGAGATGCGGCGGGTCGTTCGGGCAGTCGCACCGCAGGCGACAGGCTTCGACGTGGTCGAGGTCAACGACCGCGACGACGGGCAGGCGGCCACGCTCGCGGGGAAACTCCTGCGGGCGTTCGTTTTCGCGCACGCCGCGGAATGA